One stretch of Prunus persica cultivar Lovell chromosome G1, Prunus_persica_NCBIv2, whole genome shotgun sequence DNA includes these proteins:
- the LOC18792670 gene encoding transcription factor bHLH77 produces the protein MESVGVFADGEWESLSRLFSTEEIEFTPHFLSQGSFPFQHNEGMNFEIPASFCPNIPEAEMGLSRVNESFFQHPSDALNSNVHYLSQESCYGNNNHGSAGIFTAILNQENYYFGNSCHVPVANDISASMDVYMNHHDHDGKSFGSFIPTFSDIVMEGSVSNKEDSGSDRLGFSDDSQPAAIAIPGEELHLKRVHDVAEDKSNNDKSDSNPKKKPRLSKDVQKTKKNNARSKKGEQANSDVKVKDEEESNTGADRQSTSSCSSEDDNGSQETNGGETSDPKTSSALNLNGKTRANRGSATDPQSLYARKRRERINERLRILQNLVPNGTKVDISTMLEEAVHYVKFLQLQIKLLSSDDMWMYAPIAYNGMDIGLSLQKMSPLL, from the exons atggagtcTGTTGGTGTTTTTGCTGATGGGGAATGGGAATCCTTGAGCAGATTGTTTTCCACTGAGGAGATTGAGTTCACTCCACATTTTCTTTCTCAGGGTTCATTCCCTTTCCAGCACAATGAGGGAATGAACTTTGAAATCCCAGCCTCATTTTGCCCCAATATTCCTGAAGCTGAAATGGGATTGAGCAGGGTCAATGAGAGCTTCTTTCAACATCCTTCAGATGCTCTCAACTCTAATGTGCATTATCTTTCTCAGGAGAGTTGTTATGGTAATAACAATCATGGCAGTGCTGGAATTTTTACTGCCATTCTGAACCAGGAAAATTACTACTTCGGTAATTCTTGCCATGTTCCTGTGGCTAATGATATCTCTGCATCTATGGATGTATATATGAATCATCATGATCATGATGGAAAGAGCTTTGGTTCATTCATCCCAACATTTTCTGACATTGTGATGGAAGGAAGTGTCTCTAACAAAGAAGATTCTGGCAGTGACAGATTGGGATTTTCAGATGACAGCCAGCCAGCTGCAATTGCAATTCCAGGAGAGGAATTGCATCTGAAAAGGGTGCATGATGTGGCAGAAGACAAGTCTAACAATGACAAATCTGACAGTAATCCAAAGAAGAAACCACGTCTTTCGAAAGAT GTACAgaaaactaagaaaaataatgcaagGTCAAAGAAGGGCGAACAGGCTAACTCAGATGTGAAAGtcaaagatgaagaagagagtAACACAGGGGCTGATAGGCAGAGCACTAGTTCTTGCAGCTCTGAGGATGACAATGGTTCTCAGGAGACCAATGGAGGAGAAACTTCAGACCCCAAAACATCATCAGCCCTTAACTTGAATGGCAAGACAAGAGCCAACAGAGGCTCAGCAACTGATCCACAAAGCCTCTATGCAAGG aaaagaagagagagaattaatGAGAGATTGAGAATCTTACAGAACCTTGTCCCTAATGGAACCAAGGTTGACATCAGCACAATGCTGGAAGAGGCAGTTCATTATGTGAAGTTTTTGCAGCTCCAAATCAAG CTTTTAAGCTCTGATGATATGTGGATGTACGCACCTATTGCCTATAACGGAATGGATATTGGTCTCAGCCTGCAGAAGATGTCTCCACTTCTATGA
- the LOC18792006 gene encoding LOW QUALITY PROTEIN: uncharacterized protein LOC18792006 (The sequence of the model RefSeq protein was modified relative to this genomic sequence to represent the inferred CDS: substituted 2 bases at 2 genomic stop codons): protein MASGEQPPKKRKLYEAQPEPPSSPPLSQPPPPPPSPQTLAPAPSVGAPQSNEEILNKRRHRDEIRSVYECYKRIKFCLSKNDSALTPELEQAYLSLITASRGCTSVQRIVADLIPRYASKCPTALEAAAKVVINMYNWSMAVINRGEDAESVAFQTAKSCILGLSDICCTASSVAPTSSVIRGICSTVFQNVLTFFISTFEGKDVFMIVGKETVRIQDSSEIFSELKHKISDENESSPIKLSKLCALSLLWIFFCYPKELLSAWFELFKSSASEGVQKGQYFLSQMTSRLDNDGGYPSDKTGDEPKSSTGYSESSTRRDEVSSEQLASFGAQVCGVASTVKNSCLLGLVLSKDPSLRSWIFSKYKKLCKLQSFKALSDIKSSLEDVFKSFIEQMDVEDNQVDSDDDDSDPSRFIERAYLVPRFSNQHETCSELFGKDSNLRPNGGSYDDVYSDRVSGQHLKPRSSIIPLETNIVGSNQDSGGTRSTNCEMREHGDMSHGRSSVPRDLMNHQVLSPVTRSPLDFRSNSFDGRKHVHLEKNQDAMDFGSPLQRSSSGGVNSSFESPKPHLVSPYTSTPTQPHLVSPYTSTTTQIVWCSDGDTGAMDIFSASKQLWLGFSGSDASEAHVRFQLERFGVIEQFIFFPIKGFALVEYRNILDAVKAREYMRGHFPWHIKFMDIGLGTRGAMNGVAVGSSCHVYVGNVLSQWAKDEILHESRKVLYKGPYMITDLSNEGALLMEFDTPEEAAAVMAHLRQHRKERSNYRPPYSAGPTNVVISQIDGARSVPTPTHRSNNPGNMSSGHVAAPFSVNHDSHPMELVSPRVKSENQGNSVQSGYTFQSNRAVTGSTEMLEAGTQKVDGYDNNIAVVDPSQGGSHVASHATEQNWMYAKPGTELHSAPGSIPCVPVPTQGPSVPPPPQIQSSPFIRPIYLPPNSSWDPRGVNHNPPLNPISPGVMPNSFHGNAIVSPFIPASVTPLAQVQGTPAQQFDQMFSVPTVPPPLSSLPPPLPEMPPPLPPSPPPLPQSQPPFVPPPPHSPPPPLPVPESSGVEISGRCLQYRWQGVLCKSGVQYCTVYASRVDSDICKYSNAISEPAEWPAKLDMTKRTDFRHVKSTFTSTPPHKREVCRLIPASAGDHKGFQDFISYLKQRECSGVIKIPAVKSLWARLLFILPHSNDTCSMLSIAPTPPDSLIALILPKETNFDWXCINSIGFFYKDMSNRHAQTRQPGNKGFAKTQRVFVPKNQDQNPGPKEPTLSSSLRQSLATQSNAETATVAAAAPSASRVRMGEKGEWVSSRAHVGNFVNYLPQDEAVAAGLGADEGGLDALQSQRVVDLLNRELSRLLKLNPKEFWRQVASDISLHEFLDSFLQFRSRWYDFPHHGAKEMVAGVIVGEFELSRRVFMALYRISSNRDPGARAADSLSPKDHEVLLQEKKLLDLPKLLDICAIYGHENEDLTRVLVGIFYEXRPTALVLSLSLSLSLSLSLFFSLFFCLYFWEALFSSGNPGDQGPSLLTDLLEVMDFINDAIVSMDALLTAYEPSAVFFLCPVETSYGNDALLSTLARLHDSLLPSLQRGFRIISSSRASEDKMVSNIAISLKMLSMRIVKFGWKLLDLCYLSEEVFKDNLPIPSAAEMFPAKIEDPFIRADILVQTLREINGISVCAQENQNRQTFLQNVEKNFNILSKMENLQNNGWIVVDDEQLGYVSGILMSSHKVIVKEHPSTTVPLTNNKVQIDEDVAIVESRISQIKDLFPDYGKGFLAACLEAYNQNPEEVIQRILEGTLHKDLQSLDTSLETMPVSKNATVSRNDKGKGKLVEFTAPPATNTVAVARDKPNSSSSVSSSSTQGRFVRKSKADLPDSDILDNRNAEYTAKTAALISKYEDEYEDEYDDSFDDLGLSVADSGVGESEIFSEKSSSNMGRPFEKQNESSSRSAPSSKWGSRQKPQYYVKDGKNYSYKVAGSIAVANAGEASLITEAQQDMIHGLGRGGNLPLGAVKKLTEYSEEQNKQFDIPQMEGRGRGFIGNARGRGRKGGRQRDSSEEQDNKQNDASEVEGQENTENQRGGRGRGRRGGGGGRNFRKDRAMNKHFSGLGGS from the exons aTGGCCTCCGGAGAGCAACCTCCGAAGAAGCGAAAGCTCTACGAAGCTCAACCAGAGCCACCGTCATCACCGCCGTTATCTCAgccaccgccaccgccaccgTCACCGCAAACCCTAGCCCCTGCCCCGAGCGTCGGAGCTCCACAATCTAATGAAGAAATTCTTAATAAACGTAGACACAGAGACGAGATTCGAAGCGTTTACGAGTGCTATAAGCGGATTAAGTTTTGCCTTTCCAAGAATGACTCTGCTCTCACGCCTGAGCTTGAGCAAgcttatctctctctcatcactGCTTCCAGAG GTTGTACGAGCGTACAACGTATTGTGGCTGATCTCATTCCTCGATATGCTTCAAAATGCCCAACTGCTCTTGAAGCTGCAGCAAAAGTTGTTATCAATATGTATAACTGGAGCATGGCGGTAATAAATAGAGGAGAGGATGCTGAGAGTGTTGCATTTCAGACAGCTAAATCCTGTATTCTTGGTCTATCTGATATTTGTTGCACTGCTTCTTCAGTGGCGCCAACATCATCTGTCATTCGGGGTATTTGCTCTACAGTTTTCCAGAATGTGCTCACCTTTTTCATATCCACCTTTGAGGGAAAGGATGTCTTTATGATTGTTGGGAAAGAAACTGTGAGAATACAAGATTCTTCTGAGATTTTTTCTGAGCTAAAGCATAAGATTTCAGATGAAAATGAGTCTTCACCGATTAAATTATCCAAGTTATGCGCTCTCAGTTTACTctggattttcttttgttatccTAAAGAATTACTTTCAGCCTGGTTCGAACTCTTCAAATCCAGTGCATCAGAGGGAGTTCAGAAAGGGCAGTATTTCCTAAGTCAAATGACAAGCAGGCTTGATAATGATGGTGGCTATCCTTCTGATAAAACTGGTGATGAACCAAAATCAAGTACAGGTTATAGTGAATCTAGCACCAGAAGGGATGAGGTTAGCTCTGAGCAGCTAGCATCATTTGGTGCCCAAGTCTGTGGAGTTGCATCTACAGTTAAAAACAGCTGCTTGTTAGGACTG GTTCTTAGCAAAGATCCGTCATTGCGAAGTTGGATATTCTCAAAGTATAAGAAGTTGTGCAAGTTGCAGTCTTTCAAGGCGTTATCTGATATTAAATCTTCTTTGGAGGATGTCTTTAAATCATTTATAGAACAAATGGATGTAGAAGACAATCAGGTGGatagtgatgatgatgattctgatcCATCCAGATTTATTGAACGAGCATATCTGGTGCCTAGGTTCTCTAACCAACATGAAACCTGTAGTGAACTATTTGGAAAAGATAGTAATTTAAGGCCTAATGGTGGATCGTATGATGATGTTTATTCTGACAGAGTTTCAGGCCAACATCTGAAACCTCGCAGCTCTATAATCCCTCTTGAAACTAATATTGTGGGTTCCAATCAAGACAGTGGGGGGACAAGGTCCACAAACTGTGAGATGAGGGAGCATGGAGATATGTCACACGGCAGGTCTTCCGTGCCCAGGGACCTAATGAACCACCAGGTGCTTTCACCTGTCACAAGATCTCCATTAGACTTCAGGAGTAATTCATTTGATGGGAGAAAACATGTTCATCTTGAGAAGAATCAAGATGCAATGGATTTTGGATCACCTCTCCAGAGATCTTCAAGTGGAGGCGTAAATAGTTCTTTTGAATCTCCTAAACCTCATCTGGTGTCACCATATACTTCCACACCAACTCAACCTCATTTGGTGTCACCATATACTTCCACAACAACACAAATTGTTTGGTGCTCTGATGGGGATACTGGAGCCATGGATATTTTCTCTGCTTCTAAACAGCTCTGGCTGGGTTTCTCAGGATCTGATGCATCTGAAGCTCATGTAAGGTTTCAGTTAGAGAGGTTTGGTGTGATAgaacaatttattttcttcccaaTCAAAGGATTTGCCTTGGTTGAGTACAGAAACATTCTGGATGCTGTAAAGGCTCGGGAATATATGCGCGGACACTTTCCTTGGCACATAAAGTTTATGGATATAGGACTGGGAACTAGAGGTGCAATGAATGGTGTTGCAGTTGGTTCTAGTTGTCATGTTTATGTTGGAAATGTTTTAAGCCAATGGGCCAAGGATGAGATTCTGCATGAATCAAGGAAAGTGCTTTACAAGGGTCCTTACATGATCACAGATCTTAGCAATGAAGGTGCATTACTGATGGAATTTGATACCCCTGAAGAAGCTGCTGCTGTAATGGCACATCTCAGACAACATCGCAAGGAAAGGAGTAATTACAGGCCACCATATAGTGCAGGGCCAACTAATGTCGTAATATCTCAAATTGATGGTGCAAGATCTGTGCCTACCCCTACCCACAGAAGCAACAACCCTGGAAACATGTCTAGTGGTCATGTTGCTGCACCATTCTCAGTAAATCATGACAGCCATCCCATGGAGCTTGTATCCCCTAGAGTAAAGTCTGAGAATCAGGGGAATTCAGTACAGAGTGGGTATACGTTTCAGTCAAACCGAGCTGTTACTGGCAGTACAGAGATGCTTGAAGCTGGCACCCAAAAGGTTGATGGTTATGACAATAACATAGCTGTGGTGGATCCTTCACAAGGAG GTAGTCATGTTGCTTCTCATGCCACTGAACAAAACTGGATGTATGCCAAACCTGGAACGGAGCTGCATTCTGCACCAGGGAGCATTCCATGCGTTCCTGTGCCAACACAGGGACCCTCTGTCCCACCTCCACCCCAAATCCAATCATCTCCATTTATACGACCTATTTACCTCCCTCCAAATAGTTCCTGGGATCCACGGGGTGTAAATCATAATCCTCCTTTGAACCCAATCTCACCAGGTGTAATGCCCAACAGTTTTCATGGTAATGCTATTGTATCTCCCTTCATTCCTGCTTCAGTGACTCCACTTGCACAAGTACAAGGAACTCCAGCACAGCAATTTGACCAAATGTTTTCAGTTCCGACAGTGCCACCACCATTATCATCTCTACCACCTCCTCTGCCTGAAATGCCACCTCCATTGCCCCCATCTCCACCACCTTTGCCTCAATCGCAGCCACCTTTcgttcctcctcctccacatTCACCTCCTCCACCTCTGCCTGTTCCAGAATCATCTGGAGTAGAAATTTCTGGACGATGCTTGCAATATCGGTGGCAAGGAGTGTTGTGTAAAAGTGGTGTTCAGTACTGTACGGTTTATGCATCTAGGGTGGATTCTGATATTTGCAAATATTCCAATGCCATTTCAGAACCTGCAGA ATGGCCTGCTAAATTAGACATGACCAAGCGTACAGATTTTCGGCATGTGAAATCAACATTTACTAGCACCCCACCACATAAA AGGGAGGTATGTCGATTAATCCCAGCTTCTGCAGGCGACCATAAAGGC TTTCAGGATTTCATTTCGTACCTGAAGCAGAGGGAGTGCTCGGGCGTGATAAAGATCCCTGCCGTGAAATCCTTATGGGCGAGGCTTCTCTTCATACTTCCACATTCGAATGACACTTGCTCCATGCTCTCTATTGCACCCACTCCGCCGGATTCCCTCATTGCTTTAATATTACCTAAAGAAACCAACTTTGA TTGGTGATGTAtt AATTCGATCGGCTTCTTCTACAAAGACATGTCGAACCGGCACGCTCAGACAAGGCAACCCGGGAACAAGGGTTTCGCCAAAACCCAAAGGGTCTTCGTCCCCAAGAATCAAGACCAAAATCCAGGCCCTAAAGAGCCCACGCTCTCCAGCTCTCTCAGGCAATCGCTTGCCACTCAATCCAATGCCGAAACTGCCACCGTTGCTGCTGCGGCGCCGTCGGCAAGTAGGGTTCGGATGGGAGAGAAAGGAGAGTGGGTGTCCAGCAGAGCTCACGTTGGTAATTTCGTAAATTACTTGCCCCAGGATGAGGCGGTGGCGGCTGGGCTCGGCGCCGACGAAGGTGGATTGGATGCCCTGCAGTCTCAGAGAGTTGTGGATCTTCTTAACAGAGAGCTCTCTCGCTTGCTCAAGTTGAACCCGAAGGAGTTCTGGAGACAAG TGGCTAGTGATATTTCCTTGCATGAATTTCTGGATAGCTTCCTACAGTTCAGGAGCAGATGGTATGACTTCCCTCATCATGGAGCCAAAGAAATGGTGGCAGGGGTCATTGTTGGGGAGTTCGAATTAAGCCGGCGTGTTTTTATGGCATTGTATCGCAT ATCCTCTAATAGGGATCCCGGTGCACGTGCTGCTGATAGTCTCAGTCCAAAAGACCATGAAG TTCTTTTGCAGGAGAAGAAGTTGCTTGACCTGCCTAAGTTGCTAGACATCTGTGCTATATATGGTCATGAAAATGAAGATTTGACCAGAGTGTTGGTAGGCATTTTTTATGAATAGCGCCCTACTGCattggttctctctctctctctctctctctctctctctctctcgctctttttctctttatttttctgtttgtaTTTTTGGGAA GCCCTTTTTTCCTCTGGAAACCCTGGAGACCAGGGACCCAGCCTTCTTACTGATCTATTGGAG GTTATGGACTTCATAAACGACGCAATTGTATCCATGGACGCTTTACTAACTGCCTACGAACCATCAGCTGTGTTCTTTTTGTGCCCTGTTGAAACGAG TTACGGGAACGACGCATTACTAAGCACTCTAGCAAGGTTGCATGATTCATTACTTCCATCTTTGCAGCGTGGGTTTCGAATAATTTCAAGTTCAAGAGCTTCAGAAGATAAAATGGTGTCTAATATTGCTATAAGTTTGAAAATGTTGTCAATGAGAATCGTCAAGTTTGGTTGGAAACTCTTGGACTTATGCTATCTAAGTGAGGAGGTCTTCAAAGATAACCTTCCCATTCCATCTGCTGCAGAGATGTTCCCAGCCAAAATAGAGGATCCTTTCATTAGGGCAGATATATTGGTTCAAACTTTAAGAGAGATTAACGGAATTTCAGTATGTGCTCAGGAAAACCAGAATAGGCAAACCTTTCTTCAAAATGTTGAGAAGAACTTCAACATTTTGAGCAAAATGGAGAACTTACAAAATAACG GATGGATAGTCGTGGATGATGAACAGCTAGGGTATGTATCCGGGATACTGATGAGTTCTCACAAAGTCATTGTTAAGGAGCACCCCAGTACGACTGTCCCTTTAACAAACAACAAGGTGCAAATAGATGAAGATGTTGCAATTGTAGAGTCCAGAATCAGTCAAATAAAGGACCTCTTTCCTGATTATGGCAAAGGGTTTTTAGCTGCCTGTCTAGAAGCCTACAACCAGAATCCTGAGGAGGTGATTCAGAGGATTCTTGAAGGAACACTTCATAAAGATCTGCAGTCCTTGGACACTTCACTAGAAACAATGCCAGTATCCAAGAATGCCACTGTTAGTAGGAATGATAAAGGGAAAGGAAAGCTAGTTGAATTTACAGCACCACCTGCCACTAATACAGTGGCCGTTGCTAGGGATAAACCAAACAGCAGCTCTTCAGTTTCATCTTCCTCTACACAGGGAAGGTTTGTTAGGAAGTCTAAAGCGGACTTGCCTGATTCTGATATCCTTGATAACAGAAATGCAGAGTACACAGCAAAAACTGCTGCTCTTATTTCGAAGTATGAAGATGAGTatgaagatgaatatgatgaCTCTTTTGATGATCTAGGTCTGAGTGTTGCAGATTCAGGAGTCGGGGAAagtgagatatttagtgaaaAAAGTAGCTCAAATATGGGTAGGCCTtttgaaaagcaaaatgaaagtTCATCTCGAAGTGCTCCTAGTTCGAAATGGGGCTCCAGGCAGAAGCCCCAGTATTATGTCAAGGATGGTAAGAATTACAGTTACAAAGTTGCAGGTTCAATTGCAGTTGCAAATGCTGGTGAAGCATCATTAATTACAGAAGCACAGCAGGACATGATTCATGGCCTTGGTCGCGGCGGCAATCTTCCTCTTGGTGCGGTCAAGAAGCTGACGGAGTACTCTGAGGAGCAAAACAAGCAGTTTGATATTCCTCAGATggaagggagagggagagggttTATTGGGAATGCCAGGGGCAGAGGAAGGAAAGGAGGAAGACAAAGGGATTCCAGTGAGGAGCAAGATAATAAGCAAAATGATGCTTCTGAAGTTGAAGGCCAAGAGAATACCGAGAATCAAAGGGGAGGAAGGGGAAGGGGACGGAGAGGAGGCGGAGGGGGAAGAAATTTCAGAAAGGACAGGGCCATGAATAAGCACTTTTCTGGTTTAGGTGGCTCTTAG